CAACACTGCCCATTTAAATACCACGTTGCAACCCCAGGTCCCTTCTTTCCTGTCCTCCAGCCAGCCCAGACCCCCTCCCGCACTTAAGGCTACCCTACTCTAATGGACCTCCCCCGCAACCCACCCTCCAGCGCCCCTTTCTCACCTCCCGACTCCTCCCTATCCCTGTTCCCTTGCTCCATTTTTCATCTTTACTCCTAACCCTTCTCCTGACCTCCAATATCTCGAACCCGTGCCCCAATCCCGGTGGGACatcgccccctcccctcccacaccctcttTTAGGTGGGAGCCGGCGCAGGCGCAGTACGCACCGCCCTGGAAGCGGTCTGGACTCTCCGTACCCCGGCCCGGCTGGAGCTGAGGCCGCAGCGGCCACGGAATAGCTCGGGTGCCGGGTCCCAGCCTTtcctgggaggggaaggggaaggggaaggagaggaaaggttCCAACCACTCGTCGCCTTGTGAGACGGATCCCTTGCCCCGCCTACCACTGCTACGCAACCCGGCGGAATCTCGTCACCAAACTCCGCCTCTCTGTTTAACTCGGACCTAGACTAGACGCCAAGAGCGACCAACGAGGAGGGAGGAAGGTTAGCCGGGCCTCCTCTCTACACCGGAAATCTTTATGATCCCAACGAGGACTATATAGCCATCTGGGAGGGAGAACTCTATGTTCTTCCCAGCATGAGTGTTGGGGGCGGAGCCGGAGGCTGGCTCCCGGGAGGCAGAGGCTTCGCTTTGGAGAGGTGTACGTGTCCCATCTCCTAAAGTTGATGCCACGAGATGCGAGATCGTTGCGAGGAGGCTGGCCTGCAGTGTGACCTGCCATCTCCCGTTACTAGAGTGGTGGTCAGCATCCCGGAGCCTCCCGAACCTATGACTTATAGTCACGGGAGTGGATACGGCGGCCACGGGTGGAGAATTGGAGTGTCTAACCGCAAAGCTTTAATCTAAGGTGCCCAACGGGTTCCCTACCTCTCCTCGCCGCACTCCTGTTGTGTCTACGTTGGCTCTCCGGACACTCATAGAGTTCCCTGAAGCACctaagggcagggaagggagataaAATGTCCCTCTTCCTAGGTTGTGCCTTGATTTCCTTGGGATACGACACCGTAGTTGAGGGGTGTGGGCAGGAGAGAACCTGGGATCCGAGGAAAATCAAGGTGGAGCCTAAAGCTCTCTAGAAGGTAAGGGATTAATTAAACCAAAGCATTACAACTACATGACCTCTTAAGCTAATCTGATATTAAACAGTATTTGTTATGGATATTCGCTAAACAAATGGTAGTGCTTTGTACATATGTAATTGGTTTATACACAACATTACAGAACTAGAaccttttgttgattttctaacAAGTCCCAAGAGGAACTAAAGGTTTGGGCCTCCTCTGTTAAATCCTCTGGGGTCTGGGAGAGGAGGCGGGCCAGACCCTGGGATCTAGTGAGATAAGTACACTAGGAAGAGGTGTCTTTCAGACTCTGGGAGAGACTAATGCAAATGCTGTTCTCTGTGCCCCGGGTTCCATTCTTTCAAAAAGGGTGTCTGCCTCTGGTGTGAAGGCCACTTTTTCCAAAACCCTGACCGCGCTGGGTCGTGCATTAAAAATGAggaccccaggggcgcctgggtggctcagtcggttaagcggccaacttcggctcaggtcatgatctcacagtctgtgagttcgagccccgcgtccggctctgtgctgacagctcagagcctggagcctgtttcagattctgtgtctccctctctctgaccctcccccgttcatgctctgtctctctctgcctcaaaaataaataaactttaaaaaaaattaaaaaaaaaatgaggacccCAAATCAGGAATAGAGATAAGGATTATAGCAGTGGGAAAAGAAAGTACCTGTGTGCTAAGCACTGCCTTTTATATAACTTACGTTTTCTTGTATGCAAAATGTAATTACATATTTAAGAATTGTCGAGAAAACAagtgcggagcctgtttcagactttTGACCACCGTGTTCCAAAACCTCTGGTCCTTTCTCCAGTGTCATGTCTTAAGGAGAAAATTTCAGAGCCTAGGTACATCCTCCcagtaaaggaaaggaaaagtgggaCTCGAGGCGCCTCCTGGTGGTCAGTCTTTCTCCTGGCCAAGCCAACCACCTACCAGGCTCCTTTAATACCTAAAATCCGCCCCTTTTGCGGCGCGTGGATCTTGGATCCCGGTTGGCTGGGCGGGGTCCAgcggcgggcgcggggcgcgCCGGGACAGTGCTGATTGGTCGGAGGCGGCCAGCCGGAAACTTCCGAGAATGTCCGTACTCCCGCGTTCCACCGCGCTGCATCCGGCGGCAGCGGGGCCTGTGGCTCCCCCTGCGGGCGGCTCTGCTGCGTGCACTGTCCGGCCTGCGggctgggtgggtggtgggtggtgggctgtgggtgggggaggggatggaccGAGTCCTGAGTTGTCCGGATGAGGGTTCGGGAAGGTTTGGCGAGTAAGATTCCATTCCTTGGGTCTGCACcagtttccctcccccccccccccccacgtctcCGTCGGCTCCCCGACTTCTGGGCTTGAGACTGAAAGAGCATCCCAGGACGGGGCCTTCCAGTCCCGAAGCAGCCTATACAGAGACCCTGAAATTCTGATCTTGAAGTTGGAGGCTCCTGGGGAAGTTGGTTTATAACCTTTTGGAAGAATTAGAGGATTTGCGGCTGCCTGACCCCAGCCTAGTGTGGTAGGTAGGCCTTGGGAAATGGAGCATAAGGGCAAAGACTCCAAGCCTTGAGCCATCATTCCCCTTTCCCCCTTCTAGTGTAGTGCGGAGGCTCGGGCAGCATGACGACGGAGACCTTCGTTAAAGATATCAAGCCTGGGCTCAAGAATCTGAACCTCATCTTCATTGTGCTGGAGACAGGTGGCTATTCTGGGATGGTGGGACCCCTGCGCGGGGGTTctcagggttggggagggggcaggaggggaaaagCATCACCTCCTCTGTTAACTAGCTACCGGGATGTCAGGGTGCACCCCAAAACGCTGCTTACGCGGAATCTCCTACACCCTGGCCTGGAGAGTTGTAGTCGAGTGCAGAGTAGATGGAACTCGCCAGATCCAAGCCTCCAGCGCCACTCAGGCCTCTTTCCACTCAGTGCCCTCTCCATGGTGCTGTCCCTCCACTCCCCCTCACCCACCCATATCTAGATCTcatccctctgaccctctcttcACCTCCACCCCAACATTTGTCTGTTCCCTCCAGGCCGAGTGACCAAGACAAAGGACGGGCACGAGGTTCGGACCTGCAAGGTGGCCGACAAAACGGGCAGCATCAATATCTCTGTGTGGGACGACGTGGGCAACCTGATCCAGCCTGGAGACATTATTCGGCTCACCAAAGGGTAACTCCTGGTTATTCCTGGCTATCCAAGGCTAGTAACAGTCAAGGGGGTTAGAGTTAACAGTCCCTATAATTCTTCTGAGTACTCTGAGTCCTACTTTTCGTGTCCCCACAGGTACGCTTCAGTATTCAAAGGTTGTCTGACACTATACACTGGACGTGGGGGTGATCTTCAAAAGATTGGAGAGTAAGTGTTTTGGGGATTGGGATGCAGAAGCACCAGCCAGCATAAGGGTATATAGTCCATGTCTTGTATCTAGACCTTTCTCAGGCCTCCAGAGGCTGGGTCTGAGGCTTCAACTAATTTCTCCCTTTGCAGATTCTGTATGGTTTATTCTGAGGTTCCTAACTTCAGTGAGCCAAACCCAGAGTACAGTGCCCAGCAGGCACCCAATAAGACGGTGAGTCCCATGGCCTTGATATGGGGAAGGAGGGTATGTCCAGCCAAGAAGCATGGTAGGGAACAAGGTCTGAGTATTTAATTTGTGCCTTCAGGTCCAGAACGACAGCAGCCCTACGGCTCCCCAGCCTACCACCGGACCCCCTGCCGTTTCTCCAGGTAAACCTTTCCCTTCCATCCGCTGGTTCTCTCCCTAGCATGGAAAGATGCATTGCCCTCATCCTTTTTCCCAATTTGTCTTCTTTCCATGTATCCCCTTCCACCTAATTCTCCCAGTTCTTTTGCAAGTCCTTGTGGGAAAAAGATTTGGGGACCTGTTTCTGTCACTGATAGAGCTCTGGTACTCTTTTGCCACTACCACTCAAggacacaaatgaaaacagtttATCCAACAAGACTGCACTCCTTTATTCAAGCTTGTTTCTGCTTCTTCTCTGGCAGGTCCTTGCCCTTTCCCCCTTGTCCTTTTGACTCATTACATGGCTCTAATATGGATGTATATGACTTAACATGCAGTCTACACTGTACAGAGTTAGGGCACCAAGTAGTTCCCTTTGGGGAGTCACCACTCTTCTTGAAACTAAAGACCCTTCTTCTAGCCTGTGGACCTCAGGATTATGATTCTTCCATCTGATATACTCCAAGACCCTGTTTTTTCGTCTCTTGCTTTTGATTAGAATCACCCACCAACACCACCTCCTTTGCCCCCTGGCTTCTCTTTAGGAACTGGGTTTCACTggtctttttctccttctgggtaATATCTTGGCTGAGCCTACTACTGCCTGGGTGTTCGACTCCTCTTGCCTCTGATCTGTGTCTTAGGTTTCTCCCTGTGACACTAGGCTTCAGGCTGCTTCTACCCTTGCTCAGTCTGTGTCTGCATCCCTAGTTACCATGGTTTTCAGAATTGTTTGTGTCAGAACCACTGGGATCATGGTTTTTTTGGAAACACcatgaaataacatttaattCCACCATAAAAATCAGCATCCATATTTTCACTGGAAAATATGACTGTTACATATGTCCAGATGTCCATAACTATAacttataaaaagtattttaaataaggtACATTTAAGCCTGTTTGGCCCTAATGCTCATTTGCCAGATGTTTGTTCACTTTGTTATCTGCTAACAGGTGCAAAAGTCTTAATAAAAAGCATGTCTGGCGTAAGAACTTAACATTAACTCCCTATGTACTCCTAACTTTTTCTGTGAATTGGGGAAAAGGCATGATTTTTCCATTCTGGCAACAGATATCTTAGTCTGGTGGAACAGCCTGGGTCCAAGCAGATATGTGGTTTAAGAATCACTAGCCTATGACTTCTACCCCTTTTAGGGCTCATAGTGCCCTCTGTATAAGAGAGGCAGGCCTCTGTCTTCATTTGACAAACATAGATGAGGAATGCCAAGGAATAAAAACACAGCACCTGCCTTTAGGAGCTTGTAGTCTATGAAGGAGATGGTCCTACAGATGACACACTGGTAGGGGCAAGGGTAGTGATGTGCACAGTTGTAGGAGCTCAAGGAAATCATCTCACACACCTGGCTCCAATCAAACATGTGaaatatacaccaaaatgttacTTATCATTTTGAGGGTGTGcgtaatattttttttccctattcctatctttattttccaaaatgaaaatgtatgtatcATCGTGATACCCACCACACTCTCCTTTTTTAAAGCTGCTTCTTACATAACACAGAAGCTTTGGGTCCTTCCCCTTCCCATGCTTCTCCAGTTTTACAAAGACTTTCGACAAAGGGGCATTTTGTCAGAGGTCCTTAAGCCAAGAGCTAAACAGCGAATGCTAGGTCTGACCTCATGATACAAAGGTGAATGGAAGAGAAGAATATCACACTAGGATTCACATAGCAACTTCCCAAATGATTGAGTCTTCTCAGGGCTCCATTTGTACAACCCCTGCTCTTTGCAACTGGTCCAGCTGGCCTGAATGTGCCGCTGTGCTTGATGAAGACTGTGCTACTCTCTAGGGCACAGAGGGAGGCCTTGGGGATGGACCTCTCTCCTACCTTAGTTTTCTAATTCCTgtgtttcttccccttctcccactACTAGCCTCTGAGACCCAGAACGGGAATGGACTGAGTGCCCCACCAGGTCCTGGTGGTGGCCCGCACCCACCTCACGCACCCTCGCACCCTCCCAGCACCCGAATTACCCGAAGCCAGCCTAACCACACAGCTGCCGGCCCTCCtggcccctccagcaaccctgtcaGTAACGGCAAAGAGACCCGGAGGAGCAGCAAGAGATAGCAAGAcgttcttcctcccttcccaccacccaCTATAGCCCAAGTGTCCCCTAGAACACAGCCTTTTACTAGGCTGCTGGcttgtggggggtgggagtggataGGCAGCAGTATTTTATCCACTGAATTTCACTGGAGGGGTGGTGAGCAGTTGGCCTTATCCACCCTAAGCCCATGCTCCCTGCCTTACCCAGCTAGATCTGCCTATCCCTGGGGATTCAAGGCCCTCTGCCCTCTTTCCCTTTAGAAACGACAGTCACAGtctgtttcttgtgtgtgtgatGTGGAAATCAAATCGAATCTCTCCTTCCTAATAAATGTTACCACTCTGTACTGGACTCCTTTGCTTTTCGTGGGAGAATGAAGAGGTTAGCAGTCAGACATGTGGGAAAGTGGGGTGTCCCTAGGAGATAGAAGGAAGACAAGTTACAGGTAAGGAAGCCTAGGCAAAGCAGGCCTGCCCCTTTAAGGtagtgtccctcccctgccccctccctgcaggtGACCCTTGCCCGCTTGCCTGCCTACCCCCCCACAGCTGGAGCCAAGAAGGCTGTGTCCCCCTTCCTCTGGGCGTCCTTCCAGTCTCCTGCTGTCAGGTAACGCCAAAACCTCGGGCCCCCTGGACTAATTGCCCTAATCAGACTGTGCTCCCCTGATCTTAAGCCAGGTCAGACATCTGCAGGGATCCCagatatttctttcctcttcccaccAGGGCTTCCCTTTTCTTGATCATCTATTTCCAGAGCTCTGGCTCTTACTCTGCTGGGACAAGGAGTTGCTAAGAACGCTTTCCTCCCCATGCACCTGGGGTTGCCACTTATCTGCCTCTTCGCCTCTTTTCCAGCTAAGGGACACCCGAATCCCACTTTCCCGGGGATTGTGGGGATGGAGGTTGGAGATGGAGGAAGCCCAGTACCAGATATAAggtgtggagggtgggggtgagagtATATGCAGTGAAAGGTTAAAATGGTACAACTGGCTTAGTGGGGTGAGTTATTTAGAAGAAAAGGCCAGGCTCAGGGTTTCCTTAGCCATGTGGCTTTTCCAGGGGCAGAGGGTGGCCCCTCCCTACTCAGGGGCCCCAGCCAAGACTGACCTTTGACCCCCACCCCAGAGACCAGTGAACCATTAACTCCTCTCTGATGTGAACCTTCCCACactggcccctcccctccctgaccccGCCCCAAGGCaggtgggctgggaggggggcggCGTTTGTCCATCCCAGCCCTCTATCTGACGTGGCCTCCATTCCACCAGGGCACCTGGAGGCTgagccccactcccctccctgaCTCAGGAACCTCTTAGTGTCCACAATAAGGCCTGACCGGGACCTGAGGTGACGACTCTCATACTGCCAATGAGGGTGAGGCCCTGTGGATtgaagggggacagagaggtgAGGCAGGGTTGAGGGGTGGAGTTTGGAGGACAGGATGAGAAGTCAGCTCTGGATCAGGTGAGGGAAGCATTCTGGGTCAAGGAAGGtgttctagaaactggaaaacagaagGCCTGAGCTGGACAGCAGAGCAGAAGCCCAGGCCCTTTCTCCTTGTTCTTCCAGGGCACAGTCCTCAGGATGTTCCAAGGGGAATAGAAGCCAGAACCAGAGCCTCTAACCCATTGCCCCCAATAATGGGGCCTCCAAGGAGTCATCTGCTGGCTGGCCTGTGTGTGTGGGTGGCCTTGGGCTTGGCAGGGGGCTCAGCCCCCAACCTGGGCCCTGCTGAGCAGGAGCAGAACCATTACTTGGCCCAGCTGTTTGGCCTGTATGGGGAGAACGGGACACTGACAGCCGGGGGCCTAGCGCGGCTTCTCCACAGCCTGGGGCTAGGCCGAGTTCAGGGACTTCGCCTAGGACACCATGGACCTCCGGTTGGTCGGGCTATACCCCCAGTTGGAGACAATTCCACATACAGGTACTATTAACCCTTCCCTTACCCCAAAATGCCACATGCCCACCTCTTCTCAGTGCTTGGATCAGTCTCCAGTTGCCAACCTCTAGCTTCCTAAAGTCAGATTTCTGGAATTACAAATGTTTCAA
The Lynx canadensis isolate LIC74 chromosome B4, mLynCan4.pri.v2, whole genome shotgun sequence DNA segment above includes these coding regions:
- the NABP2 gene encoding SOSS complex subunit B1, which translates into the protein MTTETFVKDIKPGLKNLNLIFIVLETGRVTKTKDGHEVRTCKVADKTGSINISVWDDVGNLIQPGDIIRLTKGYASVFKGCLTLYTGRGGDLQKIGEFCMVYSEVPNFSEPNPEYSAQQAPNKTVQNDSSPTAPQPTTGPPAVSPASETQNGNGLSAPPGPGGGPHPPHAPSHPPSTRITRSQPNHTAAGPPGPSSNPVSNGKETRRSSKR